Proteins encoded in a region of the Paenibacillus wynnii genome:
- a CDS encoding nitroreductase family protein gives MTTELQAVQEFNKVIRDRHSVRKYDPSWKISDEEIKELLGEAILAPSSSNLQPWRFIVITDQDLKEKLLPIAYNQQQVVDASAVIAVLGDVEAYRNAEKIYDQAVSAGLMPLEVRDTMVEKITNGYPNMGPEKLKEIALVDGGLISMQLMLAAKARGYDTVPMGGYNAEAFHELLQIPQRYTTVMLIALGKAAVEGRSSARLPLENVTYWNGFQD, from the coding sequence ATGACAACAGAATTACAAGCAGTGCAGGAATTTAACAAGGTGATTCGGGACCGGCATTCCGTACGTAAATATGACCCATCCTGGAAAATATCCGATGAAGAAATTAAGGAGCTTCTAGGTGAGGCTATTCTAGCTCCCTCTTCTTCTAATCTTCAGCCGTGGCGCTTCATCGTAATTACAGATCAGGATTTGAAAGAAAAGCTTCTACCGATTGCTTATAATCAACAGCAGGTTGTAGATGCATCTGCCGTTATTGCTGTACTTGGTGATGTGGAAGCTTACCGTAATGCAGAAAAGATATATGATCAAGCGGTATCTGCTGGATTAATGCCTCTCGAGGTTCGTGATACGATGGTCGAAAAAATCACAAATGGTTACCCTAACATGGGTCCTGAAAAACTTAAGGAGATCGCGTTAGTAGACGGTGGGTTAATCTCCATGCAGCTGATGCTGGCAGCAAAGGCTAGAGGTTATGATACGGTTCCTATGGGCGGCTATAATGCGGAAGCCTTCCACGAGCTGTTGCAAATTCCACAGCGTTACACCACGGTTATGTTGATTGCGCTTGGCAAAGCGGCCGTTGAAGGCCGTTCATCCGCTAGATTGCCATTGGAGAATGTAACCTACTGGAACGGATTTCAGGATTAA
- a CDS encoding ring-cleaving dioxygenase codes for MELTLKGLHHVSAITAKAPENFTFYTEVLGLRLIKKTVNQDDISVYHLFYGDEKGNPGTELTFFEIPMSGRNREGNNSISAISLRVPSDESLTYWVQRLSEHNVEHGNIKELGGRQTLSFRDHEGQRFILVSDEHDEGEPGGIPWAKSPVPAKYGIVGLGPAHLTVESAENTAIVLEGLLGFRRKGTYTSTMVGQPDVIVFETGEGGSGTEVHLEERNDLPMERLGRGGVHHVAFRVDNEVELMQWIERVRTVQLPNSGFVDRFYFRSLYFREPNGILFELATDGPGFATDEDVEHLGEALALPPFLESKREQIEAHLQPLDTRQ; via the coding sequence ATGGAATTAACACTAAAAGGACTACATCACGTATCCGCCATTACGGCAAAAGCACCGGAAAACTTTACATTTTATACCGAAGTACTCGGTTTAAGACTGATCAAAAAGACGGTCAACCAAGATGATATCTCAGTTTATCATTTATTCTACGGGGACGAAAAGGGCAATCCCGGAACAGAGCTAACCTTCTTCGAAATCCCGATGTCAGGGCGTAACCGCGAAGGCAACAATAGTATATCTGCCATCTCTTTACGTGTTCCAAGTGACGAGTCTCTTACCTATTGGGTACAGCGGCTATCTGAGCATAATGTCGAGCACGGAAACATCAAGGAATTAGGCGGACGTCAGACACTTTCCTTCCGGGATCACGAGGGACAACGATTTATTCTCGTATCAGACGAGCATGATGAAGGTGAACCCGGGGGCATTCCTTGGGCTAAAAGCCCGGTTCCTGCGAAGTACGGTATCGTTGGCTTAGGTCCGGCACATCTTACGGTCGAATCTGCGGAGAATACAGCTATTGTGTTGGAGGGCCTGCTTGGCTTCCGCCGAAAAGGTACGTACACTTCGACTATGGTTGGACAACCAGATGTCATTGTTTTTGAAACCGGGGAAGGTGGTTCAGGCACGGAAGTTCATCTTGAGGAACGTAATGATTTGCCAATGGAGCGGCTTGGGAGAGGGGGAGTTCACCATGTAGCCTTCCGTGTAGACAATGAAGTAGAACTGATGCAATGGATTGAGCGTGTTCGCACCGTCCAACTACCCAACTCCGGATTCGTCGACCGTTTCTACTTCCGTTCTCTATACTTCAGGGAACCCAACGGTATATTGTTCGAGCTGGCTACAGACGGCCCCGGCTTCGCTACGGATGAGGATGTGGAGCATTTAGGCGAAGCTCTCGCTCTACCACCCTTCCTTGAATCCAAACGCGAGCAAATTGAGGCGCACCTGCAACCGCTTGATACGCGGCAGTAA
- a CDS encoding amino acid ABC transporter ATP-binding protein: MSNIIEVKELQKSFGSLDVLKKVTFSVQPGEAVAVIGPSGSGKSTMLRSLVHLEDITGGSIYINGKTLVENGKYVNGADIRSITATMGMVFQHFNLFPHLTVRGNLELAPRTLKRESIKEITARSMDLLTKVGLADKADVYPSTLSGGQKQRVAIARALMLNPDILLFDEPTSALDPELTGEVLRVIRQLAEEHMTMIIVTHEMNFARDVADRVIFMDNGEIAESGTPEEIFNNPKLERTRMFLSRE; encoded by the coding sequence ATGAGCAACATAATAGAAGTGAAAGAATTACAGAAATCATTTGGCAGTCTTGATGTATTGAAAAAGGTTACCTTTTCCGTCCAACCTGGAGAAGCTGTGGCGGTAATAGGCCCATCCGGTTCCGGTAAAAGTACAATGCTGCGCAGTCTTGTGCATCTGGAGGACATTACCGGTGGAAGCATCTATATTAACGGTAAAACATTAGTAGAGAACGGGAAATACGTAAACGGCGCCGATATTCGGTCGATTACTGCAACCATGGGTATGGTATTTCAGCATTTTAATCTCTTTCCGCACCTGACTGTACGGGGAAACCTGGAGCTTGCTCCAAGAACCCTGAAGCGGGAGAGTATAAAGGAAATAACCGCCAGAAGCATGGATTTACTCACGAAGGTAGGTCTTGCCGATAAAGCTGATGTATACCCCTCAACGCTGTCAGGCGGTCAGAAACAGCGCGTGGCTATTGCCAGAGCCCTGATGCTGAATCCTGACATTCTGCTGTTCGATGAGCCGACTTCGGCGCTTGACCCTGAGCTGACAGGGGAAGTACTCCGCGTTATCCGTCAGCTTGCTGAAGAGCACATGACGATGATTATCGTCACTCATGAGATGAATTTCGCCAGGGATGTGGCGGATCGAGTGATCTTCATGGACAACGGGGAAATTGCGGAATCGGGAACACCCGAGGAAATATTCAACAATCCCAAGCTGGAGCGGACCCGGATGTTCTTAAGCCGGGAGTAA
- a CDS encoding VOC family protein, with product MIKGLYEAHLPVKSLERSIEFYTKLGLKFAWRDDNTAFFWIEEGRSWIGLWEGKEYETPYHPSLRHIAFQVSFEDLKVSLEWLHSIEIEAVPFGTRTSIEPFVRPNQGNASVYFNDPDGNSLELMCYVEVPKELQSLTNKLSLTEWEIV from the coding sequence TTGATAAAAGGATTGTATGAAGCCCATTTACCCGTGAAGAGTTTAGAACGCTCAATCGAGTTTTATACAAAGTTGGGATTGAAATTTGCTTGGCGTGATGATAATACTGCTTTCTTTTGGATTGAGGAAGGGAGGAGTTGGATAGGTTTGTGGGAAGGGAAGGAATATGAAACACCATACCACCCTTCGCTACGCCATATAGCTTTTCAGGTATCCTTTGAAGATTTAAAGGTTTCTTTAGAATGGTTGCATTCAATTGAAATAGAAGCCGTACCTTTCGGAACCAGAACTTCTATTGAGCCATTTGTTCGACCAAATCAGGGGAATGCATCGGTTTATTTTAATGATCCAGATGGAAACAGCTTAGAATTAATGTGTTATGTTGAAGTTCCGAAGGAACTACAATCTTTAACTAATAAGCTGTCCTTGACAGAGTGGGAGATAGTATGA
- a CDS encoding AAC(3) family N-acetyltransferase, with amino-acid sequence MHNTASLMKQMEALGLDPKGTVLVHSSFKSIGDVEGGAEAVLDAMAQYMSDGLLVMPTHTWAYVNAENPRYSVLDSPSCVGILPELFRSRPKVVRSWHPTHSVAALGADAIAFTAGDERWDTPCARGSAWGKLLDRKAEIVLLGVDLRRNTFIHGIEEWLDIPGRLTDDHEALYTVTPDGTTILVPSRRHYGLSWSQHFWKVEGVLEAEGALRRGRFGDASVMVCSTVKTTEILSRMLIENPHLFSDNEPLHGEAKPEPLPKTPRLHPGDH; translated from the coding sequence ATGCACAATACAGCTAGCTTGATGAAACAAATGGAGGCGTTGGGATTAGACCCGAAAGGAACCGTTCTGGTGCATTCTTCTTTTAAAAGTATCGGAGACGTGGAGGGAGGTGCTGAGGCTGTATTGGATGCTATGGCTCAGTATATGTCAGACGGTCTTCTTGTAATGCCGACGCATACCTGGGCTTATGTCAACGCGGAGAATCCTCGCTATTCTGTTCTTGATTCACCATCCTGTGTGGGTATTCTACCGGAATTATTTCGAAGCCGCCCGAAGGTTGTCCGTTCCTGGCATCCGACCCATTCTGTGGCCGCTCTAGGGGCTGATGCCATTGCTTTTACTGCCGGAGACGAGCGCTGGGACACTCCATGTGCCCGAGGTTCAGCTTGGGGCAAGCTATTAGATAGGAAAGCTGAGATTGTACTGCTCGGTGTAGATCTGCGTAGAAATACGTTTATCCACGGTATTGAGGAATGGCTGGACATCCCGGGAAGACTAACGGACGATCACGAAGCTTTATATACGGTTACACCGGATGGAACCACCATACTCGTCCCTTCGCGCAGACATTACGGACTTTCCTGGTCGCAGCATTTCTGGAAGGTTGAAGGTGTACTTGAGGCGGAGGGAGCATTGCGAAGAGGCCGGTTTGGCGACGCATCGGTCATGGTATGCAGTACAGTGAAAACTACTGAAATTCTAAGCAGAATGCTGATCGAGAATCCACATCTTTTCTCGGATAATGAGCCGCTGCATGGAGAAGCGAAGCCCGAGCCGCTGCCGAAGACGCCGAGGCTACATCCGGGTGATCACTAA
- a CDS encoding manganese-dependent inorganic pyrophosphatase — protein MEKTLIFGHKNPDTDTICSAIAYAALKKELGWDAEAVRLGEVSGETQYALDHFAVAAPRLVENVAAEAKQVILVDHNERQQSANDIDQVRVIEVIDHHRIANFETAHPLYYRAEPVGCTATILNKLYKENGVAIPKEIAGLMLSAIISDSLLFKSPTCTPEDVAAARELAEIAGVDADSYGLEMLKAGADLSDKSIAQLISLDAKEFKMGEYKVEIAQVNAVDTNDVLSRQDELEAALTSIIDEKGLDLFLFVVTDILNNDSVGLALGRVAGVVEQAYNVKLDDKKAILKGVVSRKSQIVPILTETMAKL, from the coding sequence ATGGAAAAGACATTAATCTTTGGCCACAAAAATCCGGATACGGATACCATCTGTTCTGCAATTGCTTATGCTGCTTTGAAAAAAGAGCTGGGTTGGGATGCTGAAGCCGTTCGTCTAGGAGAAGTCAGCGGTGAAACACAATATGCATTGGATCATTTTGCGGTAGCAGCTCCACGTCTGGTGGAAAATGTAGCAGCTGAAGCGAAGCAAGTCATTCTGGTAGACCATAATGAACGCCAGCAAAGCGCGAATGATATCGATCAAGTCCGTGTTATCGAGGTTATCGACCACCACCGGATCGCTAACTTTGAGACCGCTCATCCCTTATATTACCGTGCAGAACCAGTAGGCTGTACTGCTACAATACTTAACAAGCTGTATAAAGAGAATGGAGTTGCTATTCCAAAGGAAATCGCTGGTCTCATGCTTTCCGCCATCATTTCTGACTCCCTGCTGTTCAAATCTCCGACCTGCACACCTGAAGATGTAGCTGCTGCACGCGAGCTGGCTGAAATTGCCGGTGTTGATGCCGATAGCTATGGACTGGAAATGCTGAAAGCAGGTGCAGATCTTAGCGACAAAAGCATTGCTCAACTGATCTCCCTGGATGCCAAGGAATTCAAAATGGGTGAATACAAAGTAGAAATCGCGCAGGTGAATGCGGTGGATACTAACGATGTCCTCTCCCGTCAAGATGAACTGGAGGCAGCACTTACTTCCATTATTGATGAAAAGGGACTTGATTTGTTCCTGTTCGTCGTTACAGATATTCTTAACAATGACTCTGTAGGTTTGGCTTTGGGCCGTGTAGCCGGTGTTGTAGAGCAAGCATACAACGTGAAACTTGATGACAAAAAGGCTATCCTTAAAGGCGTTGTATCCCGCAAATCGCAAATCGTTCCAATCCTCACTGAAACTATGGCAAAGCTGTAA
- a CDS encoding Glu/Leu/Phe/Val family dehydrogenase, producing MELFAALERDDYEEVLFCQDKASGLKAIIAIHDTTLGPALGGTRMWTYATEEDAIIDALRLAKGMTYKNAISGLNLGGGKTVIIGDPKKDKNEAMFRAFGRYIQGLNGRYITAEDVGTTEEDMNIIYQETDYVTGTSTTYGSSGNPSPATAFGVYQGMKAAAKAAFGSESLEGKRVAVQGVGNVAFTLCKYLHEEGAQLIVTDIHKDAAQRAVAAYGATAVDPADIVSVDCDIYAPCALGATINDDSLLLMKAKVIAGAANNQLKEPRHGDALHELGIVYAPDYVINAGGVINIADELNGYNKDRAYKQVAKIYDNISRVLEMSRTSGIPTYAAADQLAMERIHLLKNSRSTFLRDGHHAISRR from the coding sequence ATGGAGTTGTTTGCAGCATTGGAGAGGGACGATTATGAAGAGGTGTTATTTTGTCAGGATAAGGCCTCGGGATTAAAAGCCATCATAGCGATACATGATACGACACTAGGACCGGCACTGGGCGGGACACGGATGTGGACCTATGCTACAGAGGAGGATGCGATCATTGATGCTCTTCGTCTGGCTAAAGGTATGACTTATAAAAATGCGATATCCGGTCTGAATTTGGGTGGAGGAAAAACGGTTATCATTGGTGATCCCAAAAAAGATAAGAATGAAGCCATGTTCCGAGCCTTCGGCCGATACATTCAGGGTTTGAACGGACGTTATATTACAGCTGAAGATGTGGGAACAACGGAAGAGGATATGAACATTATTTATCAGGAGACAGATTATGTTACCGGAACATCTACAACGTATGGTTCCTCCGGCAATCCTTCCCCAGCCACAGCCTTTGGTGTTTATCAGGGAATGAAGGCGGCGGCGAAAGCGGCTTTCGGCTCTGAATCTCTAGAAGGTAAGCGGGTAGCTGTTCAAGGTGTTGGCAATGTGGCTTTTACTCTTTGCAAATATCTTCATGAAGAGGGAGCGCAGCTTATCGTAACAGATATCCACAAGGATGCTGCGCAGCGTGCCGTTGCGGCCTATGGAGCCACTGCCGTTGATCCGGCTGACATTGTCAGCGTAGACTGTGATATTTATGCTCCGTGCGCACTGGGTGCTACTATTAATGATGATTCCCTTCTGCTTATGAAGGCAAAGGTTATTGCCGGTGCGGCCAACAATCAGCTAAAAGAGCCGCGGCATGGCGATGCTCTCCATGAATTAGGCATTGTGTATGCACCGGATTACGTCATTAATGCGGGAGGCGTAATCAATATTGCCGATGAACTAAACGGCTACAATAAGGATCGTGCGTATAAGCAGGTAGCGAAGATTTATGACAACATTAGCCGTGTGTTGGAGATGTCACGTACAAGCGGCATTCCAACCTATGCAGCTGCAGATCAGCTGGCTATGGAACGAATTCATTTGTTAAAAAACAGCCGGAGTACCTTCCTGCGTGACGGTCACCATGCCATCAGCAGAAGATAA
- a CDS encoding RrF2 family transcriptional regulator has translation MTKSRNTAYLQYRSFGLVLQALVIMARKGNTCSSCEIAELLSMEATQLRRILAKLTREHILVTREGRDGGYMLNKNPEDLTLAEIYQALEVGESCNKAVNDTICFNDFGVQMKAACGDILEEMDRSVLGVLEQYTVADMVRKAGY, from the coding sequence TTGACAAAATCTCGAAACACCGCATATCTCCAATATAGATCCTTTGGGCTGGTATTGCAGGCTTTGGTCATTATGGCTAGAAAAGGAAACACCTGTTCAAGCTGTGAAATTGCCGAGCTTCTTTCAATGGAGGCTACGCAGTTAAGGCGGATTCTTGCTAAGTTAACCCGTGAACATATTCTCGTAACTCGGGAGGGCCGGGATGGAGGATATATGCTCAACAAAAATCCCGAGGACTTAACATTAGCTGAAATATATCAGGCGCTCGAGGTCGGGGAGTCCTGTAATAAGGCGGTCAATGATACGATATGTTTCAATGATTTCGGAGTGCAGATGAAGGCGGCTTGCGGAGATATTCTGGAGGAGATGGACCGTAGTGTTCTTGGAGTGCTGGAGCAATACACGGTAGCAGATATGGTGCGTAAGGCTGGATATTGA
- a CDS encoding pirin family protein — protein MIQVYSAESAHHFGHGWLKGSHIFSFGDFYDPDNTRFGPMRVCNDDTIAPGRGFGAHPHSDMEIVSIVLSGRLRHEDNLGNVAETTFGGIQRMSAGTGAIHTEHNPSEDEPVRLLQLWFMPRVRGTEPSYMTGRFDPVKLEGVLLPVVAGVGAEEVVDIAQDMTIYLGRMSEGQELVFNQEAGRRTFIYLMEGQLQLGDESLLLPGDSARIEEISELNLAAPEGAFLMLIDLP, from the coding sequence ATGATCCAGGTATACTCAGCGGAATCCGCCCATCACTTTGGTCATGGCTGGCTTAAGGGCAGTCACATCTTTTCGTTCGGGGATTTCTACGATCCTGATAATACGAGGTTTGGTCCCATGAGGGTCTGCAACGACGACACTATTGCTCCCGGTAGAGGGTTTGGTGCTCATCCGCACAGCGATATGGAGATCGTCTCGATTGTATTGTCCGGAAGGTTGCGGCATGAGGATAACTTAGGTAATGTAGCCGAAACCACCTTCGGCGGCATTCAGCGGATGTCGGCAGGTACGGGTGCAATTCATACGGAACATAATCCGTCAGAGGATGAGCCTGTTCGTCTGCTGCAACTATGGTTTATGCCCCGAGTACGCGGAACTGAACCATCGTATATGACTGGACGATTCGATCCCGTGAAGCTCGAAGGCGTGCTGCTTCCTGTTGTGGCTGGTGTAGGCGCAGAAGAGGTCGTGGATATTGCTCAGGATATGACCATTTATCTGGGACGCATGAGCGAAGGGCAGGAACTGGTGTTTAACCAAGAAGCGGGAAGACGTACTTTTATATATTTAATGGAGGGACAACTGCAGTTAGGCGATGAGTCTCTGTTGCTCCCGGGTGATTCGGCACGAATTGAGGAGATTAGTGAGCTTAACCTTGCTGCGCCGGAGGGTGCTTTTCTTATGCTGATTGATCTACCTTAA
- a CDS encoding YjjG family noncanonical pyrimidine nucleotidase, with protein sequence MKYEVILFDADDTLFDYGMAEGHALSSVFSFYGMPTGADDYTASYKEINHMLWADLELGRITSEALRVERFHRLFSAHGLTLDAQEFSDAYLRFLGEGTFLIQGAVEICSGLSGIRLAIITNGIKEVQTSRIQDSPLCDTFEHIIISEEAGYQKPETGIFDYAFAKLGIEDKAKVLIVGDSLTSDIQGGINYGIDTCWFNPLGKLNALDIKPTYEINSLAELLDIVGIKDTCTNV encoded by the coding sequence ATGAAATACGAAGTTATCTTATTTGATGCGGATGATACACTGTTTGATTACGGAATGGCGGAGGGGCATGCCCTGAGCAGTGTATTTTCCTTTTACGGGATGCCTACAGGAGCTGATGATTATACAGCAAGCTATAAGGAAATTAATCATATGCTTTGGGCAGATCTGGAATTGGGCCGTATTACCTCCGAAGCGCTGCGGGTGGAACGATTCCATCGTTTATTTTCAGCTCATGGGCTTACACTTGACGCTCAGGAGTTCAGTGATGCCTATCTGCGTTTTTTGGGAGAGGGGACATTCCTGATTCAGGGTGCGGTAGAGATATGCAGTGGGCTATCCGGTATCAGACTCGCTATAATCACTAACGGGATCAAAGAGGTGCAGACCTCCAGAATTCAGGATTCGCCTCTTTGCGATACGTTTGAGCACATCATTATCTCCGAGGAAGCAGGGTATCAGAAGCCGGAGACCGGTATTTTTGATTATGCTTTTGCCAAGTTAGGAATCGAAGATAAAGCAAAGGTATTGATCGTGGGTGACTCGCTGACCTCTGATATCCAAGGCGGCATTAATTATGGGATTGATACTTGTTGGTTCAACCCCCTAGGTAAGTTAAATGCGCTGGACATAAAGCCTACGTATGAAATTAACAGTCTGGCAGAGCTTTTAGACATTGTGGGCATTAAGGATACATGTACAAACGTGTAA
- a CDS encoding DUF4234 domain-containing protein, producing the protein MAQIGKIKSNSYFELQQDPFSFYQPVWQFALLSILTFGVYDIYWYYKNWTRIKAYKFLNFSPQLRTVGLFIPIYNFFLIYKTHKEYRDLIKEREVERDIYPGPIVLVITISFVLMRLSDPYWLLCFISTLPLAMVQSVLNDLWDKVQVGKPRRTGLRGRQILLIVLGSLSWIFILIGMFMPD; encoded by the coding sequence ATGGCACAAATAGGAAAGATCAAATCGAACAGTTACTTTGAGTTACAGCAAGACCCGTTTTCTTTTTACCAACCGGTATGGCAATTTGCACTTTTATCTATACTTACGTTTGGAGTCTATGATATCTACTGGTATTACAAAAATTGGACAAGGATAAAAGCTTATAAATTCCTGAATTTCAGCCCTCAATTAAGAACAGTAGGATTATTTATTCCTATTTATAATTTCTTTCTAATTTATAAAACGCATAAAGAATATCGTGATTTAATCAAGGAAAGGGAAGTTGAACGCGATATCTATCCGGGTCCTATCGTTTTGGTGATCACTATCTCGTTCGTACTAATGAGGTTATCTGATCCTTATTGGTTGTTATGTTTCATATCTACCCTTCCGCTTGCAATGGTACAAAGTGTCTTAAATGATTTATGGGATAAGGTTCAGGTCGGTAAACCCAGAAGAACTGGATTGCGGGGACGACAAATACTGTTAATTGTGCTGGGTTCGCTATCCTGGATCTTTATTTTAATAGGAATGTTTATGCCGGATTGA
- a CDS encoding amino acid ABC transporter permease produces MNLEYIIRIAGPMLEGARTTVLLFLVVILLSIPLGFLVTLMAKSVIKPVSWIAHTYIYVMRGTPLLLQLLFFCFGLPQIPVIGEYLVMDRFAAACLGFILNYGAYFAEIFRGGMLSIDKGQHEAAKVLGLSKWQTLRKVILAQMFRVALPSVANESITLVKDTALLYAVAVPELLNYAKTAVNRDFTVTPFVVAGVIYLLMTLVLTVFFKSLEKRFKFE; encoded by the coding sequence ATGAATTTGGAATATATCATTAGAATTGCTGGTCCAATGCTGGAAGGAGCAAGAACGACGGTCTTGCTGTTTTTGGTTGTTATCTTATTATCCATTCCGTTGGGGTTCTTGGTAACCTTAATGGCTAAGAGTGTTATTAAGCCGGTGTCATGGATCGCTCACACTTACATTTATGTGATGCGGGGCACTCCGCTTTTACTGCAGCTGTTGTTCTTTTGTTTTGGGTTGCCGCAGATTCCGGTGATTGGGGAATATCTGGTAATGGATCGCTTCGCTGCGGCCTGCCTTGGGTTTATTCTGAACTATGGAGCTTATTTTGCGGAGATATTCCGCGGGGGAATGCTCTCTATTGATAAAGGTCAGCATGAAGCTGCCAAGGTGCTTGGTCTAAGTAAGTGGCAGACTCTTCGCAAGGTCATATTGGCCCAAATGTTTAGAGTTGCGCTGCCTTCTGTAGCTAATGAATCCATTACTTTGGTTAAAGATACAGCGCTGCTCTATGCAGTGGCTGTACCGGAGCTGTTGAATTATGCCAAAACTGCAGTGAACCGTGACTTTACGGTTACGCCGTTTGTAGTCGCGGGCGTTATTTATTTACTAATGACACTGGTGTTGACGGTGTTCTTCAAGTCACTGGAGAAACGTTTCAAATTCGAGTAA
- a CDS encoding amino acid ABC transporter substrate-binding protein, whose translation MKKQGLLILLLTVVISVLAGCSSSGSKDGKLVIGIDDKFAPMGFRDDNNEIVGFDIDYAKAAAEKMGREVTFQPIDWSAKESELNSGRIDMIWNGYTITDERKEKVLFTKPYLENSQVVVVLGDSSLVKLDDLAGKEVGLQSLSSAADALSASPIKDKVANVSEFPDNVLALTDLKTKRLDGVIIDEVVAKYYMSKEPNTYKLLDESLAPEQYGIGLKKGNEALLEELQKALDEMNSDGKAAEISTKWFGENKVLK comes from the coding sequence ATGAAGAAACAAGGATTACTTATTTTATTATTGACTGTTGTAATTTCAGTATTGGCAGGTTGCTCCAGTTCGGGCAGCAAGGACGGCAAGCTGGTGATCGGTATAGATGATAAGTTTGCGCCGATGGGATTCAGGGATGATAATAATGAAATCGTTGGTTTTGATATAGACTATGCAAAGGCAGCGGCTGAAAAGATGGGCAGAGAAGTCACCTTCCAGCCGATTGATTGGTCTGCTAAGGAATCAGAACTGAATAGCGGACGCATTGATATGATTTGGAACGGTTACACCATTACAGATGAACGTAAAGAAAAGGTTTTGTTCACGAAACCTTACTTAGAAAATAGCCAAGTAGTTGTTGTATTAGGGGACTCTTCACTGGTAAAGCTGGATGATCTGGCTGGTAAAGAAGTAGGCTTGCAGAGTTTGTCATCGGCGGCTGATGCCCTGAGTGCAAGTCCAATCAAAGATAAGGTTGCGAATGTCTCCGAATTCCCGGATAATGTTCTTGCCCTGACTGATCTCAAAACAAAACGACTAGACGGTGTAATTATTGACGAGGTGGTCGCTAAATATTACATGTCCAAAGAGCCGAATACTTACAAGCTGCTAGATGAATCACTTGCACCTGAACAATATGGCATCGGACTTAAGAAAGGTAATGAGGCGTTGCTGGAGGAATTGCAGAAGGCTCTGGATGAAATGAACAGCGATGGTAAAGCGGCAGAGATTTCAACGAAATGGTTCGGAGAGAACAAAGTACTGAAGTAG
- a CDS encoding mismatch-specific DNA-glycosylase, with the protein MKEVADHLEQGLQIVFIGFNPSIRSGEVGHHYANPRNNFWRILFHSGLTPRLYDASEDGELLKLGYGFTNIVARQTRGAEDITREEYILGRELLRDKLERYRPQVACFVGKGVYTEFSRRTKVDWGFQNVAEPVVDGVCEFVAPSSSGLVRMPMSDIVDIYRRLHDNLKE; encoded by the coding sequence ATGAAAGAGGTAGCAGATCACTTGGAGCAAGGCCTGCAGATCGTTTTTATCGGCTTTAACCCGAGCATTCGTTCTGGAGAGGTCGGTCATCATTATGCAAATCCCCGCAATAACTTCTGGAGAATATTGTTTCACTCCGGTCTTACCCCTCGCTTATACGATGCTTCTGAGGATGGAGAACTCCTCAAGCTTGGTTACGGGTTCACCAACATAGTGGCTAGACAGACCCGTGGCGCAGAGGATATTACGAGAGAGGAATATATACTAGGGCGAGAGCTTCTACGGGACAAGCTTGAGAGGTACCGACCGCAAGTAGCCTGTTTTGTGGGCAAAGGTGTGTACACGGAATTTAGCCGCAGGACTAAAGTGGATTGGGGATTTCAGAATGTCGCTGAACCTGTGGTCGACGGTGTCTGTGAATTCGTCGCACCTTCCTCCAGTGGGTTGGTTCGAATGCCGATGAGTGATATTGTAGACATATACCGGAGGCTGCATGATAATTTAAAGGAGTAA